In the Helianthus annuus cultivar XRQ/B chromosome 11, HanXRQr2.0-SUNRISE, whole genome shotgun sequence genome, one interval contains:
- the LOC110924058 gene encoding uncharacterized protein LOC110924058, giving the protein MARDCKKKGREEGNVAVTEDEEGWNVDGLLAQDYDQDFIEEHAFTVSVEPQVNKLDDWIVDSGCSNHMTGERGKLSNPTKYSGNSIVVIADNSRHNIESIGDVVFPSKTEGKELVLTYVYHVPGMRKNLLSVPQMTDAGKYVVFGPNDVRVFEKFETPSKPILQGHRRESVYVLSAETTYVEKTKNSQIVDLWHQRLGHVGYEKLGIIMKKDSVVGLPKLEVNKDEKSEALAKFKEFRLEAERVTGRKIKCLRSDNGGEYTSQEFASFLKSCKIGRQLTCANTPQQNGVSERKNRHLQEVSGSLLHNKNIPQRFWAESIRIAAYIINRTPQQSFSHLRQKLDKKAVRCIFVGYDEERKGWKCCDSNTGKCLVLRHVVFDENSAWWSRVNDVLPDTEDLTEKLKTSFVNLTVEDDPEVEV; this is encoded by the exons ATGGCGAGAGATTGTAAAAAGAAAGGTCGTGAAGAAGGAAACGTTGCTGTAACCGAAGATGAAGAAGGCTGGAATGTGGATGGGTTACTTGCACAAGACTATGATCAAGATTTTATTGAAGAGCATGCTTTCACCGTTTCAGTGGAACCACAAGTTAACAAGCTGGATGATTGGATAGTCGACTCTGGGTGTTCAAATCACATGACTGGAGAACGAGGTAAGTTATCTAATCCAACTAAGTATTCTGGGAATAGCATTGTAGTAATTGCAGACAACTCTAGACACAACATTGAAAGTATTGGCGATGTTGTGTTTCCCTCTAAAACCGAAGGCAAGGAGTTAGTTCTTACGTATGTGTACCATGTTCCTGGGATGCGGAAAAACTTACTTTCAGTTCCACAAATGACTGATGCTGGGAAGTATGTTGTGTTCGGTCCAAACGATGTTAGAGTATTTGAGAAGTTTGAGACCCCGTCAAAACCAATACTACAAGGTCATAGGAGAGAAAGTGTGTATGTGCTATCCGCTGAAACAACGTATGTTGAAAAGACCAAGAATTCGCAAATAGTTGATCTTTGGCATCAACGCCTAGGTCATGTCGGCTATGAAAAATTGGGCATCATTATGAAGAAAGACTCTGTAGTCGGTTTACCCAAGTTAGAAGTTAATAAAGATGAA AAAAGCGAGGCCCTTGCAAAGTTTAAAGAATTCCGTTTAGAAGCCGAGCGAGTCACTGGTAGAAAAATTAAGTGTCTTCGGTCGGATAATGGTGGGGAATATACAAGTCAAGAATTTGCAAGTTTTCTTAAAAGTTGTAAAATTGGAAGGCAGTTAACATGTGCAAATACACCCCAGCAAAACGGAGTGTCTGAACGAAAGAATCGACATTTACAAGAAGTCTCGGGTAGTTTGCTTCATAATAAAAATATTCCTCAAAGGTTTTGGGCAGAATCGATTAGAATTGCAGCCTATATTATTAATCGAACTCCTCAACAAAGTTTCAG TCATCTGAGACAAAAGTTAGATAAAAAGGCGGTTCGTTGTATTTTTGTCGGCTATGATGAAGAGCGCAAAGGATGGAAATGTTGTGACTCGAATACTGGAAAATGCCTTGTTTTGAGGCACGTAGTGTTTGATGAAAATTCTGCTTGGTGGTCACGAGTTAATGATGTTTTACCCGATACAGAAGATTTAACCGAGAAGCTTAAAACTTCATTCGTAAATCTAACCGTTGAAGATGATCCAGAAGTGGAAGTTTAA